Proteins co-encoded in one Streptomyces roseochromogenus subsp. oscitans DS 12.976 genomic window:
- a CDS encoding MFS transporter: MSESALKAPGAAAPAGDANRWKALVFIALAQLMVVLDATIVNIALPSAQTDLGISDGNRQWVVTAYALAFGGLLLFGGRIADKWGRKRAFVTGLAGFALASALGGAATSGPMMFGARALQGVFGALLAPAALSLLAVMFTDAKERAKAFGIYGAIAGGGGAVGLILGGFLTEYLNWRWTFFVNVPFAVIAAAGAYFVIREPEGGRNRAPLDIPGVILSTLGLVALVYGFTRAESDGWGDTVTVSMFVASAVLLLAFVAVESRVKAPLLPLRVVSNRNRGGIYLSLGLAIIGMFGLFLFLTYYLQVVKGYSPVKTGFAFLPMIAGMITGSTQIGTRLMTRIAPRLLMGPGFLVAGVGMLLLTQLKIDSSYGMLLLPAMLLLGLGMGTAFMPAMSLATTGVEPRDAGVASAMVNTSQQVGGAIGTALLNTIAASAKTSYVKDHIAGAATKPQQQLVGLQAMVHGYSTAIWFAVGILGLAALIAFTFVNAGRPGGTEVIRGEGVEDEVPVPVVAH; the protein is encoded by the coding sequence ATGTCCGAATCAGCCCTCAAGGCTCCCGGCGCCGCCGCACCGGCCGGCGACGCCAACCGCTGGAAGGCGCTCGTCTTCATCGCGCTCGCCCAGCTGATGGTCGTCCTCGACGCCACCATCGTGAACATCGCCCTGCCCTCGGCCCAGACCGACCTCGGCATATCCGACGGCAACCGGCAGTGGGTGGTCACCGCCTACGCGCTCGCCTTCGGTGGTCTGCTGCTGTTCGGCGGCCGTATCGCCGACAAGTGGGGCCGCAAGCGCGCCTTCGTCACCGGCCTGGCCGGCTTCGCCCTCGCCTCAGCGCTCGGCGGCGCCGCCACCAGCGGCCCGATGATGTTCGGCGCCCGCGCCCTCCAGGGCGTCTTCGGCGCCCTGCTCGCACCGGCCGCCCTCTCCCTGCTCGCGGTGATGTTCACCGACGCCAAGGAGCGCGCCAAGGCGTTCGGCATCTACGGCGCCATCGCCGGCGGCGGCGGTGCCGTCGGCCTGATCCTCGGCGGCTTCCTCACCGAGTACCTGAACTGGCGCTGGACCTTCTTCGTGAACGTCCCGTTCGCCGTGATCGCCGCGGCCGGCGCCTACTTCGTCATCCGTGAGCCCGAGGGCGGCCGCAACCGCGCCCCGCTCGACATCCCCGGCGTGATCCTGTCCACCCTGGGCCTGGTCGCCCTCGTCTACGGCTTCACCCGCGCCGAGTCCGACGGCTGGGGCGACACCGTGACCGTCTCGATGTTCGTCGCGTCCGCGGTGCTGCTGCTCGCCTTCGTGGCCGTCGAGTCCCGGGTCAAGGCCCCGCTCCTGCCGCTGCGTGTGGTCAGCAACCGCAACCGCGGCGGTATCTACCTCTCCCTCGGCCTCGCCATCATCGGCATGTTCGGCCTGTTCCTCTTCCTGACCTACTACCTGCAGGTCGTGAAGGGCTACTCGCCGGTCAAGACGGGCTTCGCGTTCCTGCCGATGATCGCCGGCATGATCACGGGCTCCACCCAGATCGGCACCCGCCTGATGACCAGGATCGCGCCCCGGCTGCTGATGGGCCCCGGCTTCCTGGTCGCCGGCGTCGGCATGCTGCTGCTGACCCAGCTGAAGATCGACTCCTCGTACGGCATGCTCCTGCTGCCCGCGATGCTGCTGCTCGGCCTCGGCATGGGTACCGCGTTCATGCCGGCCATGTCCCTGGCCACCACGGGCGTCGAGCCCCGGGACGCCGGTGTCGCCTCCGCGATGGTCAACACCTCGCAGCAGGTGGGCGGCGCGATCGGCACCGCCCTGCTGAACACCATCGCCGCGTCCGCGAAGACGTCGTACGTCAAGGACCACATCGCCGGTGCGGCCACCAAGCCGCAGCAGCAGCTGGTCGGGCTCCAGGCCATGGTGCACGGCTACAGCACCGCGATCTGGTTCGCCGTCGGCATCCTCGGGCTCGCCGCTCTGATCGCCTTCACCTTCGTCAACGCCGGCCGCCCGGGCGGCACCGAGGTGATCCGCGGCGAGGGCGTCGAGGACGAGGTGCCGGTGCCGGTGGTGGCCCACTGA
- a CDS encoding MarR family winged helix-turn-helix transcriptional regulator, which yields MNTASDSAAQPRWLSDEEQRVWRAYLHATTLLEDHLDRQLQRDAGMPHIYYGLLVGLAEAPRRRLRMTELAMQAKITRSRLSHAIARLEKNGWVRREDCPSDKRGQFAVLTDEGVEVLKRTAPGHVNAVRQALFDRLTPQQQKALGEIMEIVAEGLQPNEAGADLPWLR from the coding sequence ATGAACACGGCATCCGACTCCGCCGCACAGCCCCGCTGGCTCAGCGACGAGGAACAGCGCGTCTGGCGCGCCTATCTGCACGCCACCACCCTGCTGGAGGACCACCTCGACCGGCAGCTGCAGCGCGACGCGGGCATGCCGCACATCTACTACGGCCTGCTCGTCGGCCTCGCCGAGGCCCCGCGCCGCCGGCTGCGGATGACCGAGCTGGCGATGCAGGCGAAGATCACCCGGTCCCGGCTCTCGCACGCGATCGCACGGCTGGAGAAGAACGGCTGGGTACGCCGCGAGGACTGCCCCTCCGACAAGCGCGGCCAGTTCGCGGTGCTCACGGACGAGGGTGTCGAGGTGCTGAAGCGCACCGCGCCCGGCCATGTGAACGCCGTACGGCAGGCGCTGTTCGACCGGCTCACCCCCCAGCAGCAGAAGGCCCTCGGCGAGATCATGGAGATCGTCGCCGAGGGCCTCCAGCCCAACGAAGCGGGTGCGGACCTGCCCTGGCTCCGCTAA